A single window of Nicotiana tomentosiformis chromosome 1, ASM39032v3, whole genome shotgun sequence DNA harbors:
- the LOC138891669 gene encoding uncharacterized protein, translated as MTWDRFTRIFPDRYIPSSQREELRFQFEQLQQSQMSVTDYEARFSEFSRHVLMILSTEAERVQRFVAGLHTGIQDTMAREVKMGTFYELVVEIARMIEGVRQRSREQVMRDKWYRYSGEFRDAPSGGKGQFMRGQSSRPPYPAPPPPRGALERPYSSAKPQSSYRAPTIQGSSTRYSGHQG; from the coding sequence atgacttgggacaggttcacgcGTATTTTCCCggacaggtatattccatcctctcagagggaagagttacggtttcagtttgagcagctccaacagagtcagatgtcagtgaccgattatgaggcgaggttctctgagttttCTCGCCATGTACTTATGATACTCTCTACCGAGGCGGaaagagtgcagaggtttgttgcgggtctacatactggcattcaggatactatggcccgagaggttaagATGGGGACTTTTTATGagctggttgtggagatagcccgaatgattgagggtgtgcgtcagcgtagccgagagcaagTTATGAGGGATAAATGGtatagatattctggagagttcagagatgctccgtctgggggaaaaggtcagttcatgagggggcagtccagcaggcccccatatccagcaccaccgcctcctcggggtgccctAGAGAGACCTTATTCCAGTGCTAAGCCACAGAGTTCTTATCGCGcaccaactattcagggttcttctactAGGTATTCAGGCCACCAAGGCTAG